In Danaus plexippus chromosome 17, MEX_DaPlex, whole genome shotgun sequence, one DNA window encodes the following:
- the LOC116771345 gene encoding uncharacterized protein LOC116771345, whose translation MLVFIVSVSGILSLASSESCFLQRCLGCHPQETVWPGSSVECTPSNWVTAEWVHKLGHPPPSTGSRFNVEMRCLKMVATPDDKSFGNTIDTLKGCVPKAQVDSVCLGLVAIERARGHSDARCFICNGNDCNSAINISVGKYTYLLSAILFFVLR comes from the exons ATGTTGGTGTTTATTGTGAGCGTTTCAGGAATTTTGTCACTCG CGTCGTCCGAAAGCTGTTTCTTACAAAGATGTCTGGGATGTCACCCTCAAGAAACCGTGTGGCCTGGTTCCTCAGTGGAATGCACCCCATCGAATTGGGTTACAGCGGAATGGGTGCACAAGCTGGGCCATCCGCCACCGTCCACTGGTTCCAGGTTCAATGTCGAAATGCGTTGCCTCAAAATGGTAGCGACTCCAGATGATAAATCAT tTGGCAACACTATAGATACTTTAAAAGGTTGTGTACCAAAGGCTCAAGTGGATTCTGTATGCCTTGGCCTGGTGGCGATAGAGAGAGCTCGCGGCCATAGCGACGCCCGCTGTTTTATTTGCAACGGTAACGATTGCAATTCAGCTATCAACATTAGTGTAGGGAAATATACTTACCTTTTGTCTGCGATACTCTTTTTCGTATTGAGGTGA